A single Fusobacterium sp. FSA-380-WT-3A DNA region contains:
- the nagE gene encoding N-acetylglucosamine-specific PTS transporter subunit IIBC, giving the protein MKNINIFSKLQLLGKSLMLPIAVLPVAAILLRFGSEDMLNLAFIKAAGNAVFANLSLLFAIGIAFGIAEKAHGAAALAGAISFFILEAGAKSINGNIKMGVFSGIIAGLIAGNVYNRFKDTKVPEWLGFFGGRRFVPIMSALVSVVTSGILGYVFPLIQKALDSFGMWMIKAGELGLFLYGVLQRFLIPFGLHHVLNSIVRFMFGEYTNAAGQTFIGDQVRFFAGDPTAGIYMAGAFAVMMFGLPGAAFAIYRCAKPSRKKAVLGILVSVALTSFLTGITEPIEFLFIFTAPVLFILHSIFMGLSYAITNYLGILHGFGFSAGLIDYILNFKLATKPLLILPLGAFFFFLYYFTFSFVINKMNYQTLGRESDEEIEKMNKDKKVEEDEEIDNFIIALGGLDNFITVDSCITRLRLDLKNRDIVDEKMLKKLGSKGVIKPGQTSVQVILGAKAERIANGIKEKLGNN; this is encoded by the coding sequence ATGAAAAATATAAATATTTTTTCAAAATTGCAATTATTAGGGAAATCATTAATGTTACCAATAGCTGTATTACCAGTAGCAGCTATATTGTTGAGATTCGGCTCTGAGGACATGTTAAATTTGGCATTTATAAAAGCTGCTGGAAATGCTGTATTTGCTAATTTAAGTTTGCTATTTGCTATAGGAATTGCTTTTGGAATAGCTGAAAAAGCTCATGGAGCAGCAGCATTAGCAGGAGCAATTAGTTTCTTTATCTTAGAAGCAGGTGCTAAATCAATAAATGGAAATATTAAGATGGGGGTATTTTCAGGAATAATAGCTGGACTTATTGCAGGAAATGTGTATAATAGATTTAAAGATACAAAAGTTCCTGAATGGTTAGGGTTCTTTGGAGGAAGAAGATTTGTTCCTATTATGTCAGCTCTTGTAAGCGTTGTAACATCTGGAATTTTAGGATATGTATTTCCATTAATCCAAAAAGCTTTAGATTCTTTTGGTATGTGGATGATAAAAGCTGGAGAATTAGGATTATTCCTTTATGGAGTTTTACAAAGATTCTTAATTCCATTTGGATTACATCATGTTTTAAATTCAATAGTTAGATTTATGTTTGGAGAATACACAAATGCAGCTGGACAAACTTTTATAGGTGACCAAGTTAGATTTTTTGCTGGAGACCCAACAGCAGGAATATATATGGCTGGAGCTTTTGCTGTTATGATGTTTGGATTACCTGGAGCTGCTTTTGCAATATATAGATGTGCAAAGCCAAGTAGAAAAAAAGCTGTTTTAGGAATATTAGTCAGTGTTGCTTTAACATCATTTTTAACTGGAATAACAGAACCTATAGAATTTTTATTTATATTTACAGCTCCTGTTTTATTTATATTGCATTCTATATTTATGGGATTATCTTATGCAATAACAAATTATTTAGGAATTTTACATGGATTTGGTTTTTCAGCAGGATTAATAGACTATATATTAAACTTTAAATTAGCTACAAAACCATTATTAATACTTCCTTTAGGAGCATTTTTCTTCTTCTTATATTATTTTACATTTTCATTTGTTATAAATAAAATGAATTATCAAACTCTTGGAAGAGAAAGTGATGAAGAAATTGAAAAAATGAATAAAGATAAAAAAGTGGAAGAAGATGAAGAAATAGATAATTTTATAATAGCTTTAGGTGGACTTGATAACTTTATAACAGTTGATTCATGTATAACAAGATTGAGATTAGATTTAAAAAATAGAGATATAGTAGATGAAAAAATGTTAAAGAAATTAGGTTCAAAAGGAGTTATAAAACCAGGACAAACAAGTGTACAAGTCATTTTAGGAGCTAAAGCTGAAAGAATAGCTAATGGAATAAAGGAAAAATTGGGGAATAATTAA
- a CDS encoding ROK family protein has translation MYIKLDSLKKLNRGLILSSLKNNNFTRVELQKRTGLAAGTLSNIMKELVLENIILEIEENGNGIRGRKGTKLFINYNYKYVIGIKIKRGILIGSLNSLDGTTINQMTLEIPDKSPSTVVDLIIKTFKELKQEKSIIGIGIAFPGQVDSNEGIITYSAFYQWKKVKLKELLQKSIECEIFIENDVRAMALSEKDFISPDIKNMLYINIDRGVSCGIIINNSLLLGDNFVSGQLGHSFVENNGKICNCGKIGCLETITTNPRMLEDYLKEINYNFDTNEVPSFDFFINKVIENDPVALKIFNHAIYSLAIIIGNLSNTLNISTIVVGGDITKCNNLFFQTFFKFMSLICIPYVTENLNIKKSVFEHNDNTIGAVYIVLNQFFKGNIL, from the coding sequence TTGTATATAAAGTTAGATTCATTAAAAAAGTTAAATAGAGGTCTTATTCTCTCTTCTTTAAAAAATAATAATTTTACAAGAGTTGAACTCCAAAAGCGTACTGGATTAGCTGCTGGTACTCTTTCAAATATAATGAAAGAACTTGTTTTAGAAAATATTATTTTGGAAATAGAAGAAAACGGAAATGGAATTAGGGGAAGAAAAGGAACAAAATTATTTATAAATTATAATTATAAATATGTCATAGGAATAAAAATAAAAAGAGGTATTTTAATTGGTTCACTTAATAGTTTAGATGGAACAACTATTAACCAAATGACTTTAGAAATCCCTGATAAATCTCCGTCTACTGTCGTTGATTTAATTATTAAAACTTTTAAAGAATTAAAACAAGAAAAATCTATTATAGGTATTGGGATAGCTTTTCCAGGGCAAGTAGATTCCAATGAAGGAATCATAACTTATTCTGCTTTTTATCAGTGGAAAAAAGTAAAATTAAAAGAATTACTCCAAAAAAGTATTGAATGTGAAATTTTTATAGAAAATGATGTTAGAGCTATGGCTTTATCTGAAAAAGATTTTATAAGCCCTGATATAAAAAATATGTTATATATAAATATCGATAGAGGAGTTTCATGTGGAATCATTATTAATAACTCTCTGCTTTTAGGAGATAATTTTGTCTCTGGACAATTAGGACATTCTTTTGTAGAAAATAATGGTAAAATTTGCAATTGTGGAAAAATTGGATGTCTTGAGACTATAACTACAAATCCTAGAATGCTTGAAGATTATTTAAAAGAGATAAATTATAATTTTGATACTAATGAAGTTCCTTCATTTGATTTTTTTATAAATAAAGTTATAGAAAATGACCCTGTTGCTCTTAAAATTTTTAATCATGCTATCTATTCACTAGCAATTATTATTGGAAATTTATCCAACACTTTAAATATTTCAACAATTGTTGTTGGTGGAGATATTACTAAATGTAATAATTTATTTTTTCAAACATTTTTTAAATTTATGAGCTTAATTTGTATCCCTTATGTAACAGAAAATTTAAATATAAAAAAATCTGTTTTTGAGCATAATGATAATACTATAGGAGCTGTTTATATAGTTTTAAATCAATTTTTTAAAGGAAATATTTTATAA
- a CDS encoding chromate transporter — protein MYLDLFISFFKIGLFSFGGGMGAIPLIQSQVVDINKWLTLTEFTDLITIAEMTPGPIAINSSTFVGMQTGGFLGAIVATAGCIMPACIIVFTLAWLYFKYKNLTYLQGILSTLRPAIVGLIMTAGFSIFNLAILTEKFNIIGFLLIVIGIILLRKFKFTPIQVMLGSGVVGGIFYYIGEFV, from the coding sequence ATGTATTTAGATTTATTTATAAGTTTTTTTAAAATAGGATTATTTAGTTTTGGTGGAGGAATGGGGGCAATACCTTTAATACAATCACAAGTTGTAGATATTAATAAATGGTTAACTTTAACAGAATTTACAGATTTAATAACTATAGCTGAAATGACACCAGGACCAATAGCTATAAATTCATCTACTTTTGTAGGAATGCAGACAGGTGGATTTTTAGGAGCAATTGTTGCTACAGCAGGTTGTATAATGCCAGCATGTATAATAGTTTTTACTTTAGCATGGTTATATTTCAAATATAAAAATTTGACTTATCTTCAAGGAATACTTTCCACTTTAAGACCAGCTATTGTTGGTCTAATAATGACAGCAGGATTTTCTATCTTTAATTTAGCAATTTTAACAGAAAAGTTTAATATTATAGGATTTTTATTAATAGTAATAGGAATAATTTTGTTAAGGAAATTTAAATTTACTCCTATTCAAGTTATGTTAGGAAGTGGAGTAGTTGGTGGAATTTTTTATTATATAGGAGAGTTTGTATAA
- a CDS encoding chromate transporter has product MKNNKYLTLFVSTFFISMFTFGGGYVIISLLKKKFVDELKWIEEEEMLNLAAIAQSSPGAVAVNASILVGYKIGGVFGSIVSIVGTILPPFIIISIISFFYTTFRESKIVSVVLKGMQSGVIAVITDVTFNLGQNSISNSGIISIFLIGLVFVLVYFLSINVIFIILIYIILGIVKTFYNQKKGSKQCI; this is encoded by the coding sequence ATGAAAAATAATAAATATTTAACTTTATTTGTATCAACTTTTTTTATTAGTATGTTTACTTTTGGTGGTGGATATGTAATTATTTCTCTTCTAAAGAAAAAATTTGTAGATGAACTAAAATGGATAGAAGAGGAAGAAATGTTAAATTTAGCTGCCATAGCTCAATCTTCTCCAGGAGCAGTAGCAGTTAATGCTTCCATTTTAGTTGGATATAAAATAGGAGGTGTGTTTGGAAGTATTGTATCTATTGTAGGGACTATTCTTCCTCCATTTATAATAATTTCTATAATATCATTTTTTTATACAACGTTTAGAGAAAGTAAAATAGTAAGTGTTGTATTGAAAGGAATGCAATCTGGAGTAATTGCAGTAATTACTGATGTAACATTTAATTTAGGACAAAATTCTATATCTAATTCTGGGATAATTAGCATATTTTTAATAGGCTTAGTTTTTGTCCTTGTATATTTTTTATCAATAAATGTAATCTTTATAATTTTAATTTATATAATATTGGGAATTGTAAAAACTTTTTATAATCAAAAGAAAGGAAGTAAACAATGTATTTAG
- a CDS encoding LysR family transcriptional regulator, whose amino-acid sequence MTLRHLKIFLTLYETKSTVITSKKLLVSQPTISIALKELEEYYGVKFFERFSQRLHITRAGEEMYQYAKHIISLVEETEISMKDIKNSGNLIIGSSITIGNYFLATYIKNFQKENPNTKIKVIIDNSKNIEKLLLENKIDIGLIEGEIQNPFIISIPYRKDFLCIICNPNHPYANKEKITLKDIISEKLILREKGSAVRDLFDIKMENLDIKIEPLWQSISTHAIIRAVKENIGISVLPYFLIKEYVEKGEIKILETDEINFSRNFNIIYHKNKFHSIYFDKFIEICKNSTI is encoded by the coding sequence ATGACATTAAGACATTTAAAAATTTTTTTAACTTTATATGAAACTAAAAGTACTGTAATTACAAGTAAAAAACTTTTAGTTTCTCAACCTACAATAAGTATAGCCTTGAAAGAATTAGAAGAATATTATGGGGTTAAATTTTTTGAAAGATTTTCTCAAAGATTACATATAACAAGAGCTGGAGAAGAAATGTATCAATATGCAAAACATATAATTTCATTGGTTGAAGAAACAGAAATTTCTATGAAAGATATAAAAAATTCTGGAAATTTAATTATAGGAAGTAGTATTACTATTGGAAATTATTTTCTAGCTACTTATATTAAAAATTTTCAAAAAGAAAATCCTAATACAAAAATAAAAGTTATTATTGATAATAGTAAAAATATAGAAAAATTATTATTAGAAAATAAAATTGATATAGGTCTTATAGAAGGAGAAATTCAAAATCCATTTATAATTTCTATTCCTTATAGAAAAGATTTTTTATGTATTATATGTAATCCTAACCATCCTTATGCCAATAAAGAAAAAATTACTTTAAAAGATATAATTTCTGAAAAATTAATTTTAAGAGAAAAAGGAAGTGCAGTTAGAGATTTATTTGATATTAAAATGGAAAATTTAGATATAAAAATAGAACCTTTGTGGCAAAGTATAAGTACCCATGCAATAATAAGAGCAGTAAAAGAAAATATAGGAATATCTGTTTTACCTTATTTTTTAATAAAAGAATATGTAGAAAAAGGTGAAATAAAAATTTTAGAAACAGATGAAATTAATTTTAGTAGAAATTTTAATATTATTTATCATAAAAATAAATTTCATTCAATATATTTTGATAAATTTATAGAAATTTGTAAAAATAGTACTATTTAA
- a CDS encoding ABC transporter ATP-binding protein: MEKETMLEVNDLHVYYDNIHALKGISLKVKKGEVVSLIGANGAGKTTTLQTISGLIPSKMGKIIFEGEYITKTPCHLICKKGIAQVPEGRRIFARLLVKDNLKLGAFTVNDTPENLEKDRAKFYEVFPRMAERKNQMAGTLSGGEQQMLAMGRALMSRPKLLILDEPSMGLSPLFVKEIFSVIKRLKESGVTILLVEQNAKMALSVADYAYVIETGRITMEGKAKDLLNNPDIKKAYLGA, from the coding sequence ATGGAAAAGGAAACTATGTTAGAAGTAAATGATTTGCATGTTTATTATGATAATATCCATGCTTTAAAAGGAATATCCCTTAAAGTAAAAAAAGGTGAAGTAGTTTCACTTATAGGAGCTAATGGTGCTGGAAAAACAACAACTCTTCAAACAATTTCAGGATTAATTCCTTCAAAAATGGGAAAAATTATATTTGAAGGAGAATATATAACAAAAACTCCATGTCATTTAATTTGTAAAAAGGGGATAGCACAAGTTCCAGAAGGAAGAAGAATATTTGCAAGATTATTAGTAAAAGATAATTTAAAATTAGGAGCTTTTACCGTTAATGATACTCCTGAGAATTTAGAAAAAGATAGAGCCAAATTTTATGAAGTATTTCCTAGAATGGCCGAAAGAAAAAATCAAATGGCTGGAACTTTATCTGGAGGAGAACAACAAATGCTTGCAATGGGAAGAGCCTTGATGAGTAGACCAAAATTATTAATACTAGATGAACCATCAATGGGACTTTCTCCTTTATTTGTTAAGGAAATTTTCTCAGTAATTAAAAGATTAAAAGAATCAGGTGTAACTATATTACTTGTAGAACAAAATGCTAAAATGGCTCTTTCTGTAGCTGATTATGCTTATGTAATAGAAACAGGAAGAATTACTATGGAAGGAAAAGCAAAAGATTTATTAAATAATCCAGATATTAAGAAAGCATATCTTGGAGCTTAG
- a CDS encoding ABC transporter ATP-binding protein, which translates to MSKTILNAKDICITFGALKAVTDFNLEIKEKELVGLIGPNGAGKTTVFNILTGVYSATSGTYTFNGEIITKTPTFKLIKKGLARTFQNIRLFKYMTVLDNVLVANNFNMKYGILTGTFRFPKFWKEEKEAKNKAMELLKIFDLDQYANIAAGNLPYGKQRKLEIARAMATNPKLLLLDEPAAGMNPTETEELMKTIKLIRDKFGIAILLIEHDMKLVLGICERLIVLDHGTIIATGEPKKVVNDPAVVTAYLGKDDDEDEFIEEE; encoded by the coding sequence ATGAGTAAAACAATTTTAAATGCTAAAGATATATGTATAACATTTGGTGCCCTTAAAGCAGTAACAGATTTTAATTTAGAAATAAAAGAGAAAGAATTAGTAGGATTAATTGGACCAAATGGAGCAGGAAAAACAACAGTTTTTAATATTTTAACAGGTGTATATTCTGCTACATCAGGAACTTATACTTTTAATGGGGAGATAATTACAAAAACCCCTACATTTAAACTTATAAAAAAAGGTTTAGCTAGAACATTCCAAAATATAAGATTGTTTAAATATATGACTGTTTTAGACAATGTTTTAGTTGCAAATAATTTTAATATGAAATATGGAATATTGACAGGGACTTTCCGTTTTCCTAAATTTTGGAAAGAGGAAAAAGAAGCAAAAAATAAAGCAATGGAATTATTGAAAATTTTTGATTTGGACCAATATGCTAATATTGCAGCTGGAAATCTTCCTTATGGAAAACAAAGAAAACTTGAGATAGCTCGTGCAATGGCTACAAATCCAAAATTACTTTTATTAGATGAACCAGCAGCAGGAATGAATCCTACAGAAACAGAAGAATTAATGAAAACTATAAAGTTAATAAGAGATAAATTTGGAATTGCTATTCTTTTAATAGAACATGATATGAAACTTGTTTTGGGAATTTGTGAAAGACTTATTGTTTTAGACCATGGAACAATAATCGCAACTGGAGAACCTAAAAAAGTTGTAAATGACCCTGCAGTTGTTACAGCTTATTTGGGTAAAGATGATGATGAAGATGAGTTTATTGAGGAGGAATAG
- a CDS encoding branched-chain amino acid ABC transporter permease yields MDKTKKWSYLLTFILVTILFFVLTGLINARIISRYQSSIMILICINIILAVSLNITVGCLGQITIGHAGFMSVGAYAAALFSKAGFVDGLPGYILALIIGGIIAGIIGIIIGIPALRLNGDYLAIITLAFGEIIRVLIEYFDFTGGAQGLRGIPRFNNFSIIYIIMIACVMMMYSLMTSRHGRAILSIRDDEIASGASGVNTTYYKTFAFTVSAVFAGIAGGIYGHNLGILGARQFDFNYSINILVMVVLGGMGSFTGSILSAIVLTILPEVLREFSDYRMIVYSLLLILTMIFRPTGLLGRKEFQISKLVNKFILKKKEGTNE; encoded by the coding sequence ATGGATAAAACAAAAAAATGGAGTTATTTATTAACTTTTATTTTAGTTACAATTTTATTTTTTGTATTAACAGGACTTATTAATGCAAGAATAATTTCAAGATATCAATCAAGTATTATGATTCTTATTTGTATAAATATTATTTTGGCTGTTAGTTTAAATATTACAGTAGGATGTCTTGGACAAATTACAATAGGTCATGCTGGCTTCATGTCAGTTGGAGCTTATGCAGCAGCTTTATTTTCAAAAGCTGGTTTTGTAGATGGACTTCCTGGATATATATTAGCTCTTATAATAGGTGGAATTATTGCTGGAATTATAGGAATAATTATAGGAATACCTGCCCTTAGATTAAATGGAGATTATTTAGCTATAATTACTCTTGCTTTTGGAGAAATTATAAGGGTACTAATTGAATATTTTGATTTTACAGGTGGAGCTCAAGGGTTAAGAGGAATTCCTCGTTTTAATAATTTTAGTATCATTTATATAATAATGATTGCTTGTGTTATGATGATGTATTCTCTAATGACTAGCCGTCATGGAAGAGCAATTCTTTCAATAAGAGATGATGAAATAGCAAGTGGAGCTTCTGGAGTAAATACAACTTATTATAAAACATTTGCATTTACAGTATCTGCTGTTTTTGCTGGTATTGCTGGTGGAATTTATGGACATAATTTAGGAATTTTAGGAGCTAGACAATTTGATTTTAACTATTCTATCAATATTTTGGTTATGGTTGTATTAGGTGGAATGGGAAGTTTTACAGGTTCTATACTTTCTGCTATAGTTTTAACTATATTACCAGAAGTTTTAAGAGAATTTTCAGATTATCGTATGATAGTTTATTCTTTATTGTTAATCTTAACAATGATATTCCGTCCAACAGGACTTTTAGGACGTAAAGAGTTCCAAATTTCAAAATTAGTAAATAAATTTATTCTTAAGAAAAAGGAGGGTACAAATGAGTAA
- a CDS encoding branched-chain amino acid ABC transporter permease, translating to MEFLLQIINGLQIGSIYALVSLGYTMVYGIAQLINFAHGDIIMVGAYVSLFSIPVFSRMGLPVWLTIAPAIVICVLLGMLTEKVAYRPLRNSPRISNLITAIGVSLLLENLFMKLFTPNTRAFPKVFNQPPLSFGELYLNYGTLVTILLTIALSVGLQYFMKKTKYGKAMMATSEDYGAAKLVGINVDNTIQLTFAIGSGLAAIASVLYVSAYPQVQPLMGSMLGIKAFIAAVLGGIGILPGAVLGGFILGIVESLTRAYLSSQLADAFVFAILIIVLLVKPTGILGKNIREKV from the coding sequence ATGGAATTTTTATTGCAAATTATAAATGGATTGCAAATAGGAAGTATATATGCTTTAGTTTCGTTAGGTTATACAATGGTTTATGGAATAGCCCAACTTATAAACTTTGCTCATGGAGATATTATAATGGTAGGAGCATATGTTTCTTTATTTAGCATACCTGTTTTTTCTAGAATGGGATTACCCGTGTGGCTTACTATAGCTCCAGCTATAGTTATTTGTGTTCTTTTAGGAATGTTAACAGAAAAAGTTGCTTACAGACCTCTTAGAAATTCACCTAGAATTTCTAACTTAATCACAGCCATAGGAGTAAGCTTATTATTGGAAAATCTTTTTATGAAATTATTTACACCTAATACAAGAGCTTTTCCAAAAGTGTTTAATCAACCACCTTTATCTTTTGGGGAATTATATCTTAATTATGGAACACTTGTAACAATTTTATTAACAATTGCTTTATCAGTAGGATTACAATATTTTATGAAAAAAACTAAATATGGAAAAGCAATGATGGCAACAAGTGAAGATTATGGTGCAGCTAAATTAGTAGGAATTAATGTTGATAATACAATTCAACTTACTTTTGCAATAGGTAGTGGACTTGCAGCAATAGCATCTGTATTATATGTATCTGCTTATCCACAAGTACAACCTTTAATGGGTTCTATGTTAGGGATAAAAGCTTTTATTGCAGCAGTACTTGGTGGAATTGGAATTCTTCCTGGAGCTGTTCTTGGTGGGTTTATATTAGGAATTGTTGAAAGTTTAACAAGAGCATATTTATCATCACAACTTGCTGATGCTTTTGTTTTTGCTATACTTATAATAGTATTACTTGTTAAACCAACAGGAATTCTTGGTAAAAACATTAGAGAAAAAGTTTAG
- a CDS encoding ABC transporter substrate-binding protein, whose protein sequence is MKKTTMTLLGLSLLMVACGGKQEAKEAGVIKIGGLGPLTGPVAVYGVSATNGAKLAFEEINKAGGVLGKQIEFVLLDEKGDSTEAVTAYNRLIDEGIVALVGDITSKPTLAVAEIAAQDNMPMVTPTGTQFNITEAGPNVFRVCFTDPYQGVILANLAKNNLNAKTAAIMVNTSSDYSDGIAQSFAEEAKKIGLKIVAQEGYAEGDKDFRAQLTKIAATNPDVLLVPEYYEQTALITTQAREVGIKAKFIGPDGWDGVAKALDASAYPAIENSYFTNHYSLEDTSEKIQSFAAAYRAKYNEDPSAFSALSYDAAYLVKEAIEKAGNTEKDAIVKAMKEIDFTGVTGHLNFDEKNNPVKAVTILRIENGNYRFDSVIQPK, encoded by the coding sequence ATGAAAAAAACTACAATGACATTATTAGGACTTTCTTTATTAATGGTTGCTTGTGGAGGAAAACAAGAAGCTAAAGAGGCAGGAGTTATTAAAATAGGAGGATTAGGACCATTAACAGGACCAGTGGCTGTATATGGAGTATCTGCTACTAATGGTGCTAAATTAGCTTTTGAAGAAATTAATAAAGCAGGAGGAGTATTAGGAAAACAAATAGAATTTGTACTTTTAGATGAAAAAGGAGATTCTACAGAAGCTGTAACTGCATATAATAGACTTATAGATGAAGGAATTGTTGCATTAGTTGGAGATATTACATCAAAACCAACTTTAGCCGTAGCAGAGATAGCAGCTCAAGATAATATGCCAATGGTTACTCCTACAGGAACACAATTTAATATTACAGAAGCTGGACCAAATGTTTTCCGTGTATGTTTTACAGACCCTTATCAAGGAGTAATTCTTGCAAACTTAGCAAAAAATAATTTAAATGCTAAAACTGCTGCTATAATGGTTAATACATCTAGTGACTATTCTGATGGAATAGCTCAATCATTTGCAGAAGAAGCTAAGAAAATAGGGCTTAAAATCGTTGCTCAAGAAGGATATGCAGAAGGAGATAAAGATTTTAGAGCTCAATTAACAAAAATAGCTGCAACAAATCCAGATGTTTTATTAGTTCCAGAATATTATGAGCAAACAGCTCTAATAACTACTCAAGCAAGAGAAGTTGGAATAAAAGCTAAATTTATTGGACCAGATGGATGGGATGGAGTAGCTAAAGCCTTAGATGCATCAGCTTATCCAGCTATTGAAAATAGTTACTTTACAAATCACTATTCATTAGAAGATACAAGTGAAAAAATTCAAAGTTTTGCTGCTGCTTATAGAGCAAAATACAATGAAGACCCATCAGCTTTCTCAGCTTTATCTTATGATGCTGCTTACTTAGTTAAAGAAGCTATTGAAAAAGCAGGAAATACAGAGAAAGATGCTATAGTTAAAGCTATGAAAGAAATTGATTTCACTGGTGTTACAGGTCATTTAAACTTTGATGAGAAAAATAATCCTGTAAAAGCTGTTACTATTTTAAGAATAGAAAATGGAAATTACAGATTTGATTCAGTTATTCAACCTAAATAA